Proteins from a single region of Halogeometricum borinquense DSM 11551:
- a CDS encoding DUF5305 domain-containing protein, with the protein MAFEDRVKLFVARQTRELVAVLVLAGIICLIAAGYIFLTPTTTVVSEDTNLQTFETDVKTSAVVTGNTTLYERGETLQNRSVYFISATPNVTFQVRTSVPPDQRVKLTQQLTMEIVGNREDQPFYRTNRTLIDRQTTVTDGNATAEATINASALRQRLQEMRTEVGGVGQFQVELDLNVSYESDRYEGTLKDGSPLALSGQAYYLEDGLQADTTRRTPVTKEIQQPPTMLEYGGIGVLGLVLFGLAAVARNVGRDADTERLRTNIIHDRHDEWISRGEFPTESEKQYISILTLEDLVDVAIDSGRRVIFDPDLDAYAVIDGDEIYHYAPDEDDTNVWLDL; encoded by the coding sequence ATGGCGTTTGAAGACCGCGTCAAACTCTTTGTCGCACGCCAGACCCGTGAGCTAGTTGCGGTACTCGTACTGGCCGGTATTATCTGTCTTATTGCCGCAGGCTACATCTTTCTCACGCCGACGACAACAGTTGTTTCGGAGGACACGAACCTCCAAACGTTCGAGACGGATGTGAAAACGAGTGCCGTTGTGACGGGGAACACGACGCTCTACGAACGAGGCGAAACACTACAGAACCGATCTGTATACTTCATCTCCGCGACGCCAAACGTCACGTTTCAGGTTCGAACGTCAGTGCCACCGGACCAGCGGGTGAAGCTCACCCAACAACTCACTATGGAAATCGTCGGTAATCGAGAGGATCAACCGTTTTACCGAACGAACAGGACGCTCATCGACCGACAGACGACCGTCACAGACGGGAATGCGACGGCCGAAGCGACGATAAACGCATCTGCTCTCAGACAACGACTCCAAGAGATGCGAACCGAAGTTGGGGGCGTCGGACAGTTCCAAGTAGAACTCGACTTGAACGTCTCTTACGAGAGTGACCGCTACGAGGGAACACTCAAGGACGGCTCACCGCTTGCGCTCTCCGGGCAAGCGTATTATCTCGAAGACGGACTGCAAGCAGACACAACTCGTCGGACGCCCGTCACAAAAGAGATCCAGCAACCACCGACGATGCTGGAATACGGCGGCATTGGAGTGCTAGGGCTGGTCCTCTTCGGCTTGGCCGCTGTCGCCCGCAACGTCGGACGAGATGCCGATACAGAGCGCCTCCGAACGAACATCATCCACGACCGGCACGACGAGTGGATTTCACGAGGAGAGTTCCCGACGGAATCCGAAAAGCAGTACATCTCGATTCTGACGCTCGAAGACCTCGTTGACGTTGCTATCGACTCCGGTCGGCGAGTGATCTTCGACCCGGATTTAGATGCGTACGCCGTG
- a CDS encoding DUF7139 domain-containing protein gives MQRTSPGEYLHELYRRFVGPVEDSRTVYAGFGLFFTGVGLVIVSIAAFLWSTTVPPGETVKYVFRELAVATGATGIPLVLLAVTVLLPVSRRIAAVGALGFGACVAATVRFTQIYWQHWFQNSSFVVGLYALGAVIVVATAGTALSGYRVERAIEHDVPARSEIAGEETGDDAGNDGESYSDEEIQRDIEAAMDSVDLNWGGVERDDGERLTLTESDDTVEQVSLANAKVNEAHGESVDAAVNGLRGLRGGEKKTASGAGTDDQASALQELRAAQQEQEERNEAQTSDGLLGSIRSLFR, from the coding sequence ATGCAGCGTACGAGTCCCGGAGAATACCTCCACGAGTTATATCGACGGTTTGTCGGGCCGGTAGAGGACAGCCGCACCGTCTATGCGGGTTTTGGCCTCTTTTTCACCGGCGTCGGTCTCGTCATCGTTTCGATTGCCGCGTTTCTTTGGAGTACGACGGTTCCCCCCGGTGAGACGGTTAAATACGTCTTCCGGGAACTAGCGGTTGCAACTGGTGCGACGGGGATTCCGCTCGTCCTTCTCGCTGTGACTGTCCTGTTGCCCGTCTCGCGCCGTATCGCTGCCGTCGGTGCGCTCGGATTCGGTGCCTGCGTCGCTGCAACGGTGCGTTTCACGCAGATCTACTGGCAACACTGGTTCCAAAACAGTAGTTTCGTCGTCGGTCTCTATGCACTCGGGGCTGTCATCGTCGTTGCGACCGCCGGCACTGCCCTCTCGGGCTACCGTGTCGAACGGGCAATCGAGCACGATGTTCCGGCACGAAGCGAGATTGCGGGCGAGGAAACTGGTGATGACGCCGGTAACGACGGTGAGTCGTACAGCGACGAAGAGATTCAGCGCGATATCGAGGCTGCGATGGACAGTGTCGATCTCAACTGGGGCGGTGTCGAACGCGATGACGGTGAGCGACTCACACTTACCGAGTCGGACGATACCGTCGAGCAGGTGAGTCTTGCGAACGCGAAAGTGAACGAGGCTCACGGCGAAAGCGTTGATGCTGCAGTCAATGGCCTCCGCGGATTGCGAGGTGGTGAAAAAAAGACTGCCAGCGGCGCTGGAACCGACGACCAAGCATCGGCACTCCAAGAGTTGCGTGCGGCACAGCAAGAACAAGAAGAGAGGAACGAAGCGCAGACGAGCGATGGACTTCTCGGCAGCATTCGTTCGTTGTTCCGATAA
- a CDS encoding cell division protein FtsA, with product MAKGLDVGTMNILSSTPDETGTKFVQQRNSFVEIEYSDMAEQMLSRSDVLHIRKDDKVYVVGDDALNFANIFNKETRRPMEQGILSSEEASAIPMIKLITEQVVGTANQPGEKLFFSSPADPIDSDVSTLYHQKTLESMLSEMGFDPEPINEGMAVIYSELADNNFTGLGVSFGAGMTNICLSYYAVPVMKFSIARGGDWIDKQAAQATGTPVDKVTSIKEDDFVLDFRTDVGGIEGALSIYYENLLDYVVENIAAQVDEGDVEEELDVPVVVTGGTSRPDGFEELFAKHLEDVEIPFSISDVQSVDDPLYSVARGALVAARSEEGSDEPAAQSTSSSGTRSSSGKRSSASKRSSSTSTSTSSSSTSSTSTPSTNSSSADNSTSTSESASSGGED from the coding sequence ATGGCCAAAGGTCTAGACGTCGGTACCATGAACATCCTCTCGTCCACGCCGGACGAGACGGGGACGAAGTTCGTACAACAGCGGAATTCGTTCGTCGAAATCGAGTACAGCGACATGGCTGAACAGATGCTGTCGCGCAGTGACGTTTTGCACATCCGCAAGGACGACAAAGTCTACGTCGTCGGCGACGATGCGCTCAACTTCGCGAACATCTTCAACAAAGAGACGCGGCGGCCCATGGAGCAGGGAATCCTTTCGAGCGAGGAGGCCTCTGCAATCCCGATGATCAAGCTCATCACCGAACAGGTGGTCGGGACGGCGAACCAGCCCGGCGAAAAGCTGTTCTTCTCGTCACCGGCGGATCCTATCGACTCGGACGTCTCTACACTGTACCATCAGAAAACGCTCGAATCTATGCTCTCGGAGATGGGATTCGATCCGGAACCGATCAACGAGGGGATGGCAGTAATCTACAGTGAACTGGCTGATAACAACTTCACTGGACTCGGTGTCTCCTTCGGTGCCGGGATGACGAACATCTGCCTTTCGTACTACGCCGTCCCCGTAATGAAGTTCTCCATCGCCCGCGGGGGCGACTGGATCGACAAGCAGGCGGCGCAGGCGACGGGCACGCCGGTTGACAAAGTTACCTCGATCAAAGAAGACGATTTCGTCCTCGACTTCCGAACGGATGTCGGCGGAATTGAAGGTGCGCTCTCCATCTACTACGAGAATCTTCTCGATTATGTCGTCGAGAATATCGCAGCGCAGGTGGACGAAGGAGACGTTGAGGAAGAACTCGACGTCCCCGTCGTCGTTACCGGCGGGACGTCCCGCCCCGATGGCTTCGAGGAACTGTTCGCAAAGCACCTCGAAGATGTCGAGATCCCCTTCTCGATAAGCGACGTTCAGAGCGTCGATGACCCACTGTACAGTGTCGCACGTGGTGCGCTCGTCGCGGCTCGCTCCGAAGAAGGATCTGACGAGCCAGCGGCACAATCGACGTCGTCTTCTGGCACGCGTTCGTCGTCCGGCAAGCGTTCGTCTGCCAGCAAACGTTCGTCGTCTACGAGCACGAGTACGTCATCTAGCAGTACGTCGTCTACGAGTACGCCGTCTACTAATTCATCGTCTGCCGATAACAGCACGTCTACCAGCGAGAGTGCATCGTCCGGCGGCGAGGACTAA